A window of Microbacterium sp. BK668 genomic DNA:
GAACGCCGAGAGCTTCCCGGAGGTCAAGCGGCTGCTCGACCTCGGACTCCAGAACAAGCAGTACTCCTTCGACCTCGGCGGGCAGTCCGAGGCGGGGAGGATCGTCCAGGGCGTGTCTCCGTCGGGAGACGGCACGACGCTCGACGCCTCCGAGCAGGCGCCCGAGGGCGGTCCGCTGACCATCGCGCCCGAGCGGCCGGAGGAGTTCTCCCCGGGCGCCGACGCGGAGCTGCGGGCGCTGATCGAGGCGACGGCGGAGATGGAGATGGCCGAGATCGACGCCACCTTCGGAAGGCTGAGGTAGCCGGGCGACGCGGGCTAGAGGGATTCGGCGATCTGCTTGATCGCCGCGAGGCGGCGGTCCCACTCGGCGCCGATGGCGTCCAGGCGTTGCGCCGTCGCGCTCAGCTGCGCCCCGAGAACCCGGTATCGCACCTCACGACCGACCCGGAACGGCTCGACCAGCCCGACCTCTTCGAGGACGGCCAGGTGCTTCGCGATGGCCTGGCGGGTGACGGGAAGGCGCCCGGCGAGGGCGGATGCCGAGGCATCCCCCTCGCCGAGCGCCTCGAGGATGCTCCACCGGGTCTCGTCTCCGAGTGCGGCGAACATCGGAACGAGCGTCTGCGTCGTCACGCGCCGTCCTCGAGGAGTGCGACGAGCTTGTCGAGCTCGCCGTCCCACCCCTGGCGGTGCGCCTCGAGGTTGCCGGCGGGATCGGACGTGTTCTCGAAGCCCGACTCGACGACGGTGAGCTGCGTGCCGCCCTCGACCGCTTCTAGGGTGAAGGTGAAGACGGTCGCCGCGGCCTCGTCGAGCTCTGCGGGCGGGGCGCCGAGCGCGTCGTCGTTGCCCCAGCGGTAGGTCACGGACCGCGGCTCGTCGACGGCCTCGATCCGGACCGGCACGGCGCCGTAGTCGGGGAACGTGAGGGTGCCCTGCGCGCCGACGCCGGTTCCGTCGAAGCGGGCGTGCCCGAACCAGCGGGAGATGTGCTCGGGCGCGGTGACGGCCGACCACACCTTGTCGACCGGAGCGGCGATGCGGATGGAGCGGCGGACGGTGAACCGGCTCTCGTCGACGACGGCGGCCGGATTGGCGGTCATGCTCATGATGATGGTTCCTTTCGCGGGTGGACGCAACCCAGACGTTGCAGTTACTAGCAACCCTAGAGTTGCATATCCTGCCCGAAAGAGCAACCGTTCGGTTGCAGCCGTGTGCGCTCAGCCCCGGAAGGCGGGGATCCCGGTGATGTGCTGACCGAGCACGAGGGTGTGCACCTCGTCGGTGCCCTCGTAGGTCCGCACCGACTCGAGGTTGCTCGCGTGCCGCATCGGAGAATGGTCGAGCGTGATGCCGTTGCCGCCGAGCACCGCCCTCGCCTCGCGGGCGATCTCCACCGCGATGCGGGTGTTGTTGAGCTTGGCGGCCGAGATCATGTGCGGTCGAAGCCGCCCGGCATCCTTCAGGCGGCCGAGCCGAAGCGCGAGGAGCTGCGCCTTCTGGATCTCGAGCGCCCAGTCCACGAGCTTCTGCTGCGTCAGCTGGAAGCCGGCGAGCGGGC
This region includes:
- a CDS encoding metalloregulator ArsR/SmtB family transcription factor — translated: MTTQTLVPMFAALGDETRWSILEALGEGDASASALAGRLPVTRQAIAKHLAVLEEVGLVEPFRVGREVRYRVLGAQLSATAQRLDAIGAEWDRRLAAIKQIAESL
- a CDS encoding SRPBCC domain-containing protein, which translates into the protein MSMTANPAAVVDESRFTVRRSIRIAAPVDKVWSAVTAPEHISRWFGHARFDGTGVGAQGTLTFPDYGAVPVRIEAVDEPRSVTYRWGNDDALGAPPAELDEAAATVFTFTLEAVEGGTQLTVVESGFENTSDPAGNLEAHRQGWDGELDKLVALLEDGA